In the genome of Zygosaccharomyces rouxii strain CBS732 chromosome G complete sequence, the window AAAGATGGTATTCACAGATCCAACCTCGCCAGTACGGAAAATAAAAGTCTCTTCTGGTTTGTCGTTTATTCTTGAGACTGCGTCAACTAACGGCAAAACGTATTCGTCGAAAATCGTGTTGCAGATATACATTAAAACACAGAAAAGTCCGTACTTTTGACAGAGCTTTACGGCGAGATCAATGTCAAGTGTCCGAAGATCTAGCATGACTATCATGTCCTCCAAAATGGATAATTTTTCTGCATCTGCAAAGTTGATTAACATAGGTTTGAAAATCGCAGCTGGCAGAGCATTCATAGAACCCTCCAATACCATGTTCAACAACACCTCGAAAAAAATGTCCACATTATCTTCAGAGAAAAATTCCATCGATTTCTCCAGGAAGGCATTCATGGGCTCAATTTTTAATTGTCTATCTTGAAATAAATCAACAGTGGAGAGGACCAGCGAGAAAAGCTCGTAAATTTTATTTAAATCCGCATTTTGGTGGGTAATAATAAACCTCAAAGCCGCCAGTGCCAAATTGTAAAAAGGTTTTTCAAGTTCCTGTTCTCTTTTAGAAAAATCCTGTGTTAACCTAAGCAGTGGCCAGAGTGGCATATACTCTTGTAATAACGacttgataaatttcaaagcACCTGGATAATTGCCCGTTTGGACATGATTGAGCGTTATATCGGACCAGGAGGGAAGTTGACCCACTTTCAGACCGTAGTTTGTTAACAAAAGCAACTTCTTATCACAGACTGCAACGTGTTTATTGGGGGGCATCAATAAATGATGTACCAAAAAATCGAATTTCGCCACGACTCTTAAGTCTTCGTTGACGTCCACCATTAGAAAATTATGTGAAACAGTTAAGATTCCCAAGAGGTCATCGGTAATCCATTGTAATGACAGTGCGGGCTCGCCAATCTTGGTAAAAGTCTTCTGTGTGGAGAACGTAGAAACGCCttttatttcaaagacGAATGCAGACtcattcaaagaaaatgctACTTTCGAAGCGTTTTCATGCCATGCTAAACAGCTATTTGAAGTGATCTCCCGCGATCCAATCGATTTCAAGTCTTCGAGCATTAAAGTCATAGGACGAGGGGTGGTTGAAATGATGGCGAACCTTGATGTTGTAAGCACTGCTATCATATGCAAAGGCTCTCGCTTTTGAATTTCCGGAGCTGCTTGGGAGGCTAGAAGTTTCTCCCCTGTTGAAATATGCAGTACTTGCTTAGAGCTATAAGTAAGCGACCACAAATGGGTTCTAAAACCACTATGGTAAAAGACACCACCAGTGTTATCACTAACAATGAGGGCTGTATGACGACTACCGATAAATCCAATGCCATTTATAGTACGACCTCTGTGATTAGTTATTTGTAAGATGGCCCTCGAAGGGGCCATTTTCTCGTTGCCATCATTAGCTTCCTCTGCATTAAGTTCAACAGTATTAGCATTTAGATTCCAAAGAAAGATATCTCCAGATTGATAACTAGCTGCTAAATGTGTTCCGTCCGCTGAAACTACGATGTCCAGCACTGGAGATCTTAGATGTTTGGAAGTGGGTTCCCCTACTATTTGAGGAACCAATCTATTGAGAATAAATTGCTTTGTGCTGAAGATTAGGATAGGGCCTTTAGAAGTTCCTAAAACGTGACAGGATTTTGTAGGATATATGCACGTAGGCCCGCCAAATGCCCCTAGAATAGGGTATATCTTATTTAAGGTTTTCCACTTTACCGTAGATGAAAGATTGTTAAAATCATCGAAAAAATTACCATTCTGATTTGTATCATTACTTTCATTAAAGATCGAATTGTTGCCAGAATAAACTGGTCTCTCGCTTAATCTTGTGTAAGCTCTATAGTCCAAAAAGCTAATGTCGCCACTGCTTACATTACTACTTGCATTGCTAGTAGTTGGACTCTCATTGAACAGATCATTTTGCATATTTCATAATAGCCCAAACGTGAGCTTTATCCACTAATCTGGGGTTTTGTTTGATTATTATGTCTTGGAAGTAGTTAATGTTTGCAATTACAGTCCGCGTGGGTAAGAGACCGGTCCACTGAAAACTAAATACTTTAATTAAAATAAATGTAAAAATACATAAAAGAAGCACAAGgtactttttttttttgattaCTTTTCATTCCATTGATGTCGAATTTTTGGTTTCTTCTGCTACCTTTTCTACCATCCTCGGTACAATCATAATTGAATCCTGGTTTTTAATATCAAGGATACATTGAAAGGCTTAAGGAAAAGTGTATTTCAAAATGCATCATTTTCCTCATACTTCATAACGATATGATGCTTTAtgtttgtttgtttaaTCGTTTTTTCTCCGAATtgatttcaccaatattCAGGGTCTTCACCAAATGTACTTAATTGTTATCTTTATCTTTACGAAGTATGAAGTAGTCCAGCAATGGCTAAATTTGCATGCGAACGTCATTTAGTCAACCCATTTCGACTACAAGATTCTTTTAtcccttttttttttttcgaatAGAGTAAGCTCTTGCCAGTCGgtaaatcatttttattgtttTGTTTAGAAATTGACCCATTTCAAGTTGGAGTCATCTGCATTATATCTTAGAAAGGCATTTCTGGCATCTGGTAGAAAAACATACAGAAGGCTTAACAAGGCTTTACATCCTTCACTTTACCTTGAGTACCTGACATAACTTTTAACTCAAActtaacaattttttttttttacaatCGGCGGCAAAGTAAAGATGGCAAACACATAAAATCAAAGTAAGTTCCTCCGGTTAGCATATTATCACACCATCTTTCTTAAGTTGGGAGCATATTAGCGCATGAATTGTTATCTTAGATTTCATACAGCAGATTAGCAATCTTTGGTTAGGCTTTCAAGCAAAAGAGATCTTGGTGCCAATGACTCCATTTGTAAAAGTAACCGTTGCCGTCTCATGCTTGCTACTTGAGGCCAAATTccttcttcagaatcaaCGTAAGAATATGCACTATCAATTAACGATAGCTCCGTCTCATCCTTCCGGCGgctatcatcatcatcaaaatccAAAGCAGACTCTGCGCtagaaaataaaacaaaCCTAGAgccttcaaaatcttcatcttcatcttcaaccgtcattgattttaaagGATCACTGAGCTCATCTAAATActcttttgaataattATCGTCTCTGGCACTATCGTTGGGCACCACTAGCTGGGTGAGGGGCAATTCTGCTCCGGCATCAACTTGCAATATTAGTTTTTCTGAGATAGAATTTTCAGATATTAAAGACGAAGCAGTTTGTCTGGTATGATCATCAGATTTTTGAAGGAGCTTCTTGttttctgaagaattttttggTGGTATTTTCAAGGAAGTAACTGTCTGAGAATTGTAAAGATGTTCATCTGCCTGTCTTATTGAGGTCTCAAAAGCTTCATCCTTCTTTTCCAGCTCACCTTTGTCGTCACAGCTCTTTAAAGGTATCTGCAATTCATTCCCTTTGAAATTGAGATGCTGatttaaaagatgaagTAGTTTCAAATAATCCGCATTTTCAGTCTTGcttttcaaagaagttTTAGCTACATCCTCACAAGCTTTATTGATAGTTGCAATCATAGTCGCATGACTTACCCCAGGGTTTAGCTCTTCGAAAGTGACCTTAGCATAGGCGGCAGTAGCGGCAGCTCCCGCCCTTATAGCGGCTCTTGCATGGCAGCGAATGATAGCAGCTAAAGCTGCTTCTGAAGCCACATATTTTGCTCTATGGCGAGCCTCTTCAATATGATTTACAGTTGCACTTTCATCAGTTTTCTCGTTTAGCCATCTCCTAAAATGATGCTTTCTAATCGGAAGTTGATTTGATCTAGAAGTAGACTCTTCACTAAAATGGTTTTCATTGACACAAAATTTTTTATGCTTGTTCCTCCTTCTGTTGTTGCGCCAAAATCTGACCTTATGGCGCTTGCCGCCGATGGGTCCATTATTAGACACTCCTTTATATATCTTCGGAACGTAAGAAACGCCTGCACCAGGACCATGTTGAGAAATTTTGGGAGATCCCACCATAGCTCTATTGGTTTTCTCTACATCATAGCTACTTGAAGCTTCATTAACCCTAGGATAGTTGGAATCCAATGTACCAAGATCACTCGTTGAATCAAGGAGATTATTGGCAATTCCAAAAGTAACCTGATCTTCAGCAACAATTGTGGCAGAATCACTTCCCATGTCTGGGGATGTCTTGCCATGGGCGGCATCTTTGAGCACTGCCCGAACAATGTCGTTTTGATCACTCGACTCAACTAGATCATGTTCAGCCAAGGTTGCTTTTACTCTAAACGTATTAGTATAGTTATCTGATTGCTGTGAAGTTATATGATTACTATTGCCTCTGTATCTTATGAAGTTTGTGCCCGAAGCATCAAAGAGTGACTCGTTCTTGCGAAAAGTTTTGAGCCGCCGAAAGCTTGAGTAGCCTCCTTTTGATCCTTTGGCAGATGGATACTGAAAATTCTCCTTCGAGGACATTCTAGTCAATGGTCTTAAAATACTGGTAGTGCTTGCAGTATTTCCGTAGAGGTCGTGTGAAACTAATATGGAGttttaataataatagaatTACAGATGGATATTCAAAAAAATAGATTATGATGAATGCTattttatttgaattattAACTGAGAAAAATGgaataaatttgaatgaCAACTATAACCACAATAATTAAGCATATAAAATCCAACATTTTGAGCACATAaaagtttggaaaaatgaaaacagCCGCCAACACAAGTTAAATACCCTCCCTCCCccaaaaaaacaaaaaaaaactaCAAACAAACCAACAGAAGACGACCCACAAAAAGTGAAAATGAACATAATTAGTGTTCAGCGGTAAAACACCATGATTGAGCAGTGTGCCGCTTTGAAAATATCCGCGAAACCAGCTCCTCTGTAACCGCGGCGCTAACAACGGTTTTCATCCGTAAGGCTTGACATGTCTGGaacttttctaaatccaaatgATCGACATCATCATATTCGAATGAACAAGCTGAGCAACTTGTGAACAGAAATACAAGAAGTATGTTATTATTTCTTCTGCTTTATCAGACACTGTTCCGGGTTGCACAACTGTGAAGATGTTGCTGGGCCCCAAGCATATCATGCCAACCCTATCGCTGATCTAACTGAATAACCCTCAGCGTTATTCTTGAAATTACTCCAATATCGCAATGGACTACAATCCGCCAAATTTACTCCTTACCAAGCAGCTTCGTAAAAGATAGCTGCTCATGAATTAGTATTTTACATTCAATTAAAACTATTTAACACTAGTTCTATGGCGATCAAACAATCACAGCTTACAATTTTTGCATAGCAGCAACGTCAGTGGATTGAACGTGATCCTCATCACCTTCAACAGTTTCTTGCAAGTCATCCATGGAGACCTTGTCATCTTCAACAACCATGTTAATTTGCAACTTGCTGATACCGTAACCTTGAGGAACCAACTTGTGAGCACCCCATGTTAGACCATCCTTCTTGATAGCCAAAACGTTAGCGATCAATTCCTCCATGTTGGTTTCGTCATCCCATGGTTTCACATCCAAAGTAACAATGGACTTGGAAGCACCCTTGGATGGTTTCttagatttcttttcttcgTATTCAGCAACTCTTTGAGccttgatcttttcagcttcagcatcttcttcttcatcagaacCGAACAAATCgacatcatcatcttcggCAGCTGGGGCAGCCTTAGAAGCTGGGAAGCTGTCGAATTCGTCAGCCTTGGAAGCGACGTGGTTAAACCATCTGGTGAAGTCTGGGAAAGCCTTTTGGAAAGCCTTGTAAGCGGTAACGTCAGCTTGAGAAGCGGAAGTACTATTTTCATATCGTTAGtattattgaaagaaagaggGGAAAAAATTCAGCTTTCTAGGCAGCACTGGTCAGAGTTGTGAAAGTCATTCACTTCTCTTTGTCACTCATACCGGGGGTCTTACTTCCCGTCATAAACACGGACCAAAGaattaaattcatcatccaGATGCCAAAACCCATAGTTCACTgaatctttccaaaataatcaattgACATACCCTTCGACGTATGACTTGTCAGCCAAGTGAGAGTTCAACTTTTGTAGAGACTCGATGTTTGAGAAGTCGGTGAAAGACATTATGAATTGCTGATGAGATCAGTATGAGAATTCTTtgtaagaagaaaactgGGTTAATGTTTGAAGTTCATATAGCTGCTGAGAAGAAAGTTAATGCttcgaaaaatttgaaaaatttttctcGGTTACCCGAACAACCAGAAGTTAGGGCTAGTTATATGTGGTGAACGGGTGTGGGTCTGAAAGTTGAAATAAAATCCTTTAGAAAAGCGGTTACCATAAAGCTACAGTCCAATAACCATTAATCACGTGTAATTTAACTGTCCGGACATGCAATGCTACTGATGGTAATCTCGGACATTTCCTGACGCTAAGCTCTTACCTTATGGTAACGAATACCGTACATACAATGGCGATTCACTATCTCAATGACGAATAGAATTGGTCTTTAGATATGTCTCTCCAAAACTTTGCATTTTAGGATCTTCTTAAAGTAAACCTTCTAAAAAGATTTCCCAAAGCCCTTGGGAAAAAATGATTAATTGTAGATAGCCCCGGCTCAACGAATTTCGATCGAGAACAGGGCATACGTATATCTCAAACCTGataaaatataataatGAGCATAAACTACACACCTGTGTCACTGAAATATCGAAAGACGTGATGGGAAACACCATACTTTATAAGAAACTTGTTTCTCCCTCACTGAACTTTGTGCCAGTGCTAGTGTCAGTGTGTCGCCGAATAAGTatatatttggaagataaaaaaaaaatgaagaaaattgacTAATAAGCTCCGAACGTTATCTTTAAAATAGCTAGACAAAAACAATACTAAGTATTCAGCGATTGCTATCAAACATTATATCGAACCTTTTTTATTATGATCACCAATATTCATTCCCAAAGTGACGAACAAATGGACAATATTTTTGTCTTGAATAATTTTGATCAGTTAAATACTGTACTATTAGAAGAGGCAGATATTTTGACAGTCGAGAAAATTTGGGAAATTATTACAACTAGTGGAAGCCTTGCAAGCGACAAATCAAATGGAAACTCAAGGGTTATCTCTCAGAAAAATGCAACCCATaattctaaaaattcaacaacAGGTTTTACACCAGGATACGTTAGTGATTTTGAATTAAATGCATTTGGAGAATTTTGGCAAGGAGCCTCAGGGGAAAAATCTGACACATTAGGATTTTCTTCCAGATGCTTTTTAGAATTAGCACCGGTAGTTGGAGGACCTGTCATGGTTGACCTCCGAGAATTTATGGAGCAAGTAAAACCAGATGCCATAGAGGAACAGAAAAGACCCCTACAGGATATCAATATTGCGGGGAACCCAATATTTGAGAATTCTTCTCAGAtagaattttccaatgtGCCCGAGACCTCGAAGAATTCGAGAGTATCAGAAGACGCTACTGAGTTGATCACTAATGCCACTCAGTTTCTTGGAGACAATAAAGTGTCAGAATTCCAATCTACCAATTTACGGGGGTCCAGGCATATTCTAAATACTAAAAAACTGGCATGCAAGCAGAAATCTAGAAGTACAGTAACCAACCTAAACGATGGGTATAGAAAGTTAAAGGGCAAATTAAAAAGAGAGATTTCAACATGTAACAAGCTTGAACTCGAAAAGCAAGATCAATTGCTTCAACTGCAAGGACTTAAAGATGAATATTCAAGACTTCAAGATAAGTTAACTGGGGTATTGGCCATGAACAACGAACTTGAAAAGAGGAATCAAATGACCGATTTCTACAAGTTGAATTTTACAAATCAATATAGAAAATTCGACTCTAAATTCGACGAGTTTGAAAAAAGCACATTATTACTACAGAAAGAGAGAAGTGCCAGAAGAGCGTTGCTCCGGGAAATGAAGGCCTGTTCAATAAATATGAAAAGCTtaaaaaagagaaagataaAGCCTGCTGGGAACAAAGAGCTGAACAATTTAAAGGGTTGGGAGTCAAAATACATGCAATTTGCAGAACGATGTAGTACTGTTGAAAGAATTATTCAAAAGGGAGAAGTGAATTTACAAAAGCTATTTTATGAATTAAGAAatcattcaaaagaatttcatccagttaaaattgatgaaaccAGCTTTTTTCCTTCCACACCTACTGATTCATGTATGACAGAAAGTTCAtggatttcaaaatatcttgttcttgaaaaaaattcattatcAGAGGACTTGAATACTATTCCTCCACTCTCATCTGGCCTTTGTAGGAGTGTATGTTAGTGTATAGTCTCTCTTTACCATTTAATAACCCATTTTGCTATGTAGAAAtagtaaaatttcatttatCATTTTAATTATGtcaatattattattatttatttttttttagtgTGACGCAGTTGTCCGACATCACCTAGTAATTTCGGACAGCAACTCTATCGTGAAATTTGAGTTTCAAATATCAACCGTTAATTACATTCAGTCCCGTCATAAAAGCAGACTAACCTCAGTTAATTAGAAACTTAGGAAAGCGTTTGCGGGAATCAGGTCTTCAATTCAACTAGGAACGTTGCAAAAAGCGATATATCTTTATGTCACAGCAACAACTTCTTCCACAGGGTtatttatccaattttcaTAATAGAATAAGGAATGAGCAGGTCCCACTGTTTGTTACTGCTCAACCCGCCAGGGGTCATAAAAGAGCTAAGGTAGTGAATTATGCTGAATTTGATCCCGATATCTTTGATGAGTTTAACAATATGGGaatggaagatgatgatatgGGCGAGAAAAAGGATTCCACGAATGGCGGAGGCACCCCAGGCATGGGTTCGCCGGGGCAAACAGGATCGATGGGCGccaatggtgatgaaaaagataGTAAAATCAATGGCGAAGGTAATCCTGATGCCAACGGTGGAAATAACCATGCGAATCCAGAGGAACATGCTCTTAATATAGCTCTTCCGGATATACAAGAGCAAGATGACCGATTAAGCATCTTGAGATACCCAAAGATTAGGGAAACCTTTTTACAGAGTAAGATTGCCACTCCATATAGGCTGGATATTCCTCCTACGTTGTCAACGGATCAGCAAGAACCAATCATAATTCCCATCactttaaattttgagcATGGTGGTCACCAAATTAACGATTTCTTTACTTGGAACATTAATGATAGATCTATTACACCAGATGAATTTTCCACGATATACTGTAGAGATCTGGATTTCCCTAATTCTACTGTATTGCATTCACAGATTGTTTCCTCTATAAATGAACAGTTACAAGAATACGAAACAGTAGCGGCAGTAATGGTTCCTGATTTACAGGTTATTGTGAATCTAACTTGTAGTTTAGATAACAGACTTTACGAAGATAACTTCCAGTGGAATCTGAACGATAAATCGGTTTCTCCCGAAAAATTTGCAGAGATTGTGGTTCAAGACTTAGGGCTACCAAGAGATTTTATGCCAGCGATTGCTCATGCACACCATGAATACCTTCTTCGAGTAAAAAAGGAATGGTTAGAAGGCCATCTAAACCAAGAACACGTACCAAACGGTGCTGCCTTTGGATATTTGTCAGGTATACGTTTAGAT includes:
- the VPS8 gene encoding CORVET complex membrane-binding subunit VPS8 (similar to uniprot|P39702 Saccharomyces cerevisiae YAL002W VPS8 involved in vacuolar protein sorting required for localization and trafficking of the CPY sorting receptor Vps8p is a membrane-associated hydrophilic protein which contains a C-terminal cysteine-rich region that conforms to the H2 variant of the RING finger Zn2 binding motif.), with amino-acid sequence MQNDLFNESPTTSNASSNVSSGDISFLDYRAYTRLSERPVYSGNNSIFNESNDTNQNGNFFDDFNNLSSTVKWKTLNKIYPILGAFGGPTCIYPTKSCHVLGTSKGPILIFSTKQFILNRLVPQIVGEPTSKHLRSPVLDIVVSADGTHLAASYQSGDIFLWNLNANTVELNAEEANDGNEKMAPSRAILQITNHRGRTINGIGFIGSRHTALIVSDNTGGVFYHSGFRTHLWSLTYSSKQVLHISTGEKLLASQAAPEIQKREPLHMIAVLTTSRFAIISTTPRPMTLMLEDLKSIGSREITSNSCLAWHENASKVAFSLNESAFVFEIKGVSTFSTQKTFTKIGEPALSLQWITDDLLGILTVSHNFLMVDVNEDLRVVAKFDFLVHHLLMPPNKHVAVCDKKLLLLTNYGLKVGQLPSWSDITLNHVQTGNYPGALKFIKSLLQEYMPLWPLLRLTQDFSKREQELEKPFYNLALAALRFIITHQNADLNKIYELFSLVLSTVDLFQDRQLKIEPMNAFLEKSMEFFSEDNVDIFFEVLLNMVLEGSMNALPAAIFKPMLINFADAEKLSILEDMIVMLDLRTLDIDLAVKLCQKYGLFCVLMYICNTIFDEYVLPLVDAVSRINDKPEETFIFRTGEVGSVNTIFDYLSFVLTGRQFPKSDLIMPMKRQIDAKVSLYHMLFSGTCVEWPPGSGKKLHTEADSAHEPAFPYFNLLINFNTARMLSTLNEIFEDSLLNEGYAENGLGENPPVQITRQYMVDVVLDMMKKKESTRDKVLMGIFVACNVAKYPQFIRLSSRALEDVIATICGVKDLQLTNDCQRALECLLSTYTPKNSERFIAELKELNFKRVLFILYVKTKKFFDILPLALSSEDTKTDYNQSFPTVISFVLFGARYDSLEHTRVVGLIRGHFESLVDKLGPKLAVEFFQKFDPGIHQSVVSLSCEDTQQKYLEELYSFGELEGTEMNDLKDLYFELSCKYKSKQALLQWLGVLEFKNLDTERATNILLSAKNYEAAAVVHRRLQVNSMVVNDMLNCINDWFKVGDKQYATLNRYLNIAIDAISDSSDDKLHNWTKLIACFMKLYGSHKNDADVGQSCNRAFQELFVRLAMSEASANGDKKGQFWSILTSALEHQEVIMMKAKDLRTLLFDVFTTYDIERHISRLILEIVQESSVGVGQLYESTLTKGWPIENDECEICGKTLWGLGLDSINFVIWKNKRLLGESAPSTSTNEDKAIVSFGCHHVFHKRCLRNLGQVSGKYSCLTCKKE
- a CDS encoding uncharacterized protein (no similarity), translated to MSSKENFQYPSAKGSKGGYSSFRRLKTFRKNESLFDASGTNFIRYRGNSNHITSQQSDNYTNTFRVKATLAEHDLVESSDQNDIVRAVLKDAAHGKTSPDMGSDSATIVAEDQVTFGIANNLLDSTSDLGTLDSNYPRVNEASSSYDVEKTNRAMVGSPKISQHGPGAGVSYVPKIYKGVSNNGPIGGKRHKVRFWRNNRRRNKHKKFCVNENHFSEESTSRSNQLPIRKHHFRRWLNEKTDESATVNHIEEARHRAKYVASEAALAAIIRCHARAAIRAGAAATAAYAKVTFEELNPGVSHATMIATINKACEDVAKTSLKSKTENADYLKLLHLLNQHLNFKGNELQIPLKSCDDKGELEKKDEAFETSIRQADEHLYNSQTVTSLKIPPKNSSENKKLLQKSDDHTRQTASSLISENSISEKLILQVDAGAELPLTQLVVPNDSARDDNYSKEYLDELSDPLKSMTVEDEDEDFEGSRFVLFSSAESALDFDDDDSRRKDETELSLIDSAYSYVDSEEGIWPQVASMRRQRLLLQMESLAPRSLLLESLTKDC
- the EFB1 gene encoding translation elongation factor 1 subunit beta (highly similar to uniprot|P32471 Saccharomyces cerevisiae YAL003W EFB1 Translation elongation factor 1 beta); amino-acid sequence: MSFTDFSNIESLQKLNSHLADKSYVEGTSASQADVTAYKAFQKAFPDFTRWFNHVASKADEFDSFPASKAAPAAEDDDVDLFGSDEEEDAEAEKIKAQRVAEYEEKKSKKPSKGASKSIVTLDVKPWDDETNMEELIANVLAIKKDGLTWGAHKLVPQGYGISKLQINMVVEDDKVSMDDLQETVEGDEDHVQSTDVAAMQKL
- a CDS encoding uncharacterized protein (no similarity), with protein sequence MITNIHSQSDEQMDNIFVLNNFDQLNTVLLEEADILTVEKIWEIITTSGSLASDKSNGNSRVISQKNATHNSKNSTTGFTPGYVSDFELNAFGEFWQGASGEKSDTLGFSSRCFLELAPVVGGPVMVDLREFMEQVKPDAIEEQKRPLQDINIAGNPIFENSSQIEFSNVPETSKNSRVSEDATELITNATQFLGDNKVSEFQSTNLRGSRHILNTKKLACKQKSRSTVTNLNDGYRKLKGKLKREISTCNKLELEKQDQLLQLQGLKDEYSRLQDKLTGVLAMNNELEKRNQMTDFYKLNFTNQYRKFDSKFDEFEKSTLLLQKERSARRALLREMKACSINMKSLKKRKIKPAGNKELNNLKGWESKYMQFAERCSTVERIIQKGEVNLQKLFYELRNHSKEFHPVKIDETSFFPSTPTDSCMTESSWISKYLVLEKNSLSEDLNTIPPLSSGLCRSVC
- the SFH1 gene encoding Sfh1p (similar to uniprot|Q06168 Saccharomyces cerevisiae YLR321C SFH1 Involved in chromatin modeling cell cycle progression homolog of Snf5p member of the chromatin remodeling complex RSC); its protein translation is MSQQQLLPQGYLSNFHNRIRNEQVPLFVTAQPARGHKRAKVVNYAEFDPDIFDEFNNMGMEDDDMGEKKDSTNGGGTPGMGSPGQTGSMGANGDEKDSKINGEGNPDANGGNNHANPEEHALNIALPDIQEQDDRLSILRYPKIRETFLQSKIATPYRLDIPPTLSTDQQEPIIIPITLNFEHGGHQINDFFTWNINDRSITPDEFSTIYCRDLDFPNSTVLHSQIVSSINEQLQEYETVAAVMVPDLQVIVNLTCSLDNRLYEDNFQWNLNDKSVSPEKFAEIVVQDLGLPRDFMPAIAHAHHEYLLRVKKEWLEGHLNQEHVPNGAAFGYLSGIRLDVDELGVSWCPKVEVLTQEEIQKREIEKERNLRRLKRESDRMHRRGRRRVDDLETTMRI